Genomic DNA from Alphaproteobacteria bacterium PA2:
ATGGGGCCCTGAAGTGGTGCAGCAGAAGTTCGAAACCGGCCTCACGGGCTTTGTCAGCGGCAATCCCTGGCTGCGCCTCATCCACCATGCCGGGCCGGCCGGTCTGGTTGAGGCCTATGGCGCCGTGGTCGAAGGTCGCACAGCGCCCCAGGACGGGCACATCATCACGCCCTGAACCTTTCCGTGAATCCGGAGCCCGCCCTTCAGGCCGCTTCGCGATGCCGCTGGAAGGCGTTAGAGTTGGTCCATGTCCGACGCTGCCCCGTCTGCTCCTGACCGAAGCCCCCTCCAGAAGTGGGCTCGGATCTGGCTTAACCGCCCGACCCTTCTGGCGGCGATTGCAGTCGGAATCCTGGTCAGCCTGGGCCTTGCCCTGGCGCCCAATCCATTGAAGTGGAGCACCCGGGCCATCCTGTCCTGGGACGCCGGCGCCCTCTGGTTCATCCTGGCCATGATGCGCCACATGACCGGCTCAGGCATTGCCCACATGGAAGCGACGGCTGATCAGCAGGATGAGGGCCGGGGCCTGATCCTGACTGTCGTAATGATCGCCTGCGCCATAAGCATAGCCGCCATTACCGCCGAGCTTGGCCTGGCGAAGTCCACGCATGGGGTGATGAAGGTGATGCATGTCAGCCTGGCGGGCGTGACCGTCGCCGTGTCCTGGTTTGTCATGCAGCTGGTCTTCGCCCTGCATTATGCCCACCGCTACTATTCGCCGGATGAGCTGCCCGGGTCGAGGGGGCGGGCGCGTGGCCTGAGGTTTCCGGGTGGTGAGGATCCCGACTATTGGGACTTCCTGCACTTTTCAGTGGTGATCGGAACCGCCGCCCAGACCGCCGACATCGAATTCACGTCCAAGCCGCTGAGGCGGATCGGGACGGTTCACAGCCTGATCGCCTTTACCTTCAATACGGTGGTCCTGGCCCTGTCCATCAACCTGCTGGCCTCCCTGGCCTGATGGAAAGCAAACACATGAAAGCAATCTGGTATGACGCTGTCGGCCCCGCCCGGGAGGTCCTTCAGTATGGCGAACGGCCAAAGCCCCGGGCCGGGCAGGGCCAGGCGCTGATCCGCGTTCGGGCTTCGGGGGTGAACCCGTCTGACGCCGGCATGCGTGGCAACGGACCCATGGCCTATCCCCAGATCACCCCCAACAGTGATGGCGCGGGCCTTGTCGAGGCTGTCGGCCCCGGGGTAGCGGACAGCTGGGTGGGCAAGCGGGTCTGGTTCTACAATGGCCAGCGCAACGGCCGGGCCTATGGATCCGCCGCAGAGTACCTCGAACTCGATACGGACCTGCTGACGCCCCTGCCGGATCACGTCTCATTTGCCGAAGGCGCGACCCTGGGCATTCCCTGCATGACGGCCCATCGCAGCCTCTTCCTGGCCGGACCGGTCCAGGGGCGCACGGTGCTGGTCACTGGCGGGGCGGGCGCGGTCGGTCACTATGCCGTGCAGCTGGCCAGATGGGCCGGCGCGCAGGTGATTGCCACGGTCAGCTCCCCGCACAAGGCCGAGCGCGCTTTGGCTGGCGGGGCCCACCATGTGATCAACTATCGTCAGGACAATGTCGCCGAGGCCGTGATGGCGTTCACCGGCGGGGAAGGGGTCCATCACATTGTCGATGTGGATTTCGGCGGCAATCTCGAGGCCAGCCTGGCCTGCCTGCGGGTCAATGGCTCCATCGCCTACTACGCCACCAAGGGGGGGATCATGCCCAAGGTGCCGGCCGGAACCCTGATGCGGCTCAATGCAACGGTCAGTGGGGTCTATCTGCCCATCTCGCCCCACGAAGCCCGCCGTCGGGCCCAGGCCGATATCGCCGCCTGGATCGCCGAGGCGCCCCGACGGCTGGCCGTGGCCGCCCGCTTTCCCCTGGAAGACTGTGCTGGCGCCCATGAGAAGGTCGAGGCTGGCGACAAGGTCGGCACGGTGGTTGTCGAGATCGGACAGGACTGATCGCTGATGACCACCCCTGCAGACGCCATCCGCGCCCGTAGACGGCTGACCAACAAGATCATCGCCGCCCACGACGCTGCCCGGCTGAAGCCCTTTCTCGATCCGCAGATCAAGGTGATTGTCGGCGATGGCAGCCTGATCCTTGGCGCCCCGGCGGTTCTGGACGCTTTCGCAACCCAGTTCCGCGATCCGGACTTCGTGACCTATGTCCGCACAATCTCAGACGTCCGGCTTGACGCCGAAGGGGGGCGGGCAAGTGAAGCCGGTAGCTGGACCGCAGAGTGGCGCGGTGCGCCGCAGGTTCACGGCGACTACCTGGCGGCCTGGCGGAAGGTCGTCGGCCAGTGGGTGATCGAGTCGGAACTCTTCATCACCCTCAGCTGATCGGCCTTAGACCAGGGCCCCGTGACAGTGCTTGAACTTGCCTAATCATGGGTCAAGTACTTGATAATATTCAATTATTAGATCCAGTGGGCGCGGCTTGTAACGGCTGTAAGACAATTCCGTCACTTGGATGCTCTGTTAGACAATATACTGATAGACGGTCCGAAGTCACCGTTAAGTATCTCGTCCAGTTCGCCGTTTTCCGCCGCTGCTTTTATCTTCGTCAATACGTCAGATATCTCAGCAACGCTGGCACATTCAATGGCGCACTTACCCTTTGCGAGTTCCAGAGCCTTGCTGCCGTACCTAATGGTCAGTTGAACTGTCCCATCCATGTTCTGAACCCACCATCGCTTGATGCGTTTGGGGATCTCCCGCCGCTGTTCCGATCCATTGCCGTCCTTCGTCCAGACGATCTTGGTAGGGCGATAGGAAGGGTCATTGGCAAGCAGGATCTGCTGGTCAATCTTGTCAGCGAGTTTGCGACGCCGCAGTTGGACGCGTCCGCCCCCATTGTGGGGTTTGAACTCCACGAGTTTCAGTGTGTTTAGAATAGCCATTGCTGTCTCCGCTAGAAGACAGACATATCTGACGCCAAGCCAATGATATTCCTACCATTTTCCTGCCATCAATTGTCAATTTTGCATGTTTTGATGGGGGAGGGCGCGATGCTGTTTTTCAGCCACGCCCTCCCTTTGCAAGCACTTTTTGATAGTGACATTTGTAACATGCCAATTATCCGCAAAGAGTTCATAGTAATGAACCCAACAATTGCACCTCGATAATCGTATCATTGTCCCAATTGAACCAAGTGGACGCTATCACGCTCCAAATTTGGCTATAATTCTAATTAGGAAAACGGGGGATTTTTACGAATGTATTCCTCCCTCATTTCTTTACTGTATGTTACTGGTTCGGATGCTGGCCCAAATGTTGCTCCGCGATATGGCTTTGGATGCCTGACTTGTGTGCCGCCATAGCGATTGCTTGGTGGACTAGGGATTCCGTAGGTGGGGTCACGCGTTTTGGGTTGAGTTTTGAGAAGGTCATTCAGTTCCTTCTTTTCTTGACCCGTCAGTTCCCTCACTTCTTGACCCTGCGGTGCCTTCTTTTTCTGACGCTTTTTGCGGAGAGACATAGCGATCACCCCTGTTCTGCTACTGCAGAGCGGAGGCTGACGATGATGTCTTCCGTACGCTTGAGAGCATCGCGCCACGAGCCCGCGACCTCTCCGAGTATCGTCCGAAGTCCTTCGTCGGAAATGGCTATCTCTTCGCCATGAAGGATCGTTCGGATACGAGGCTCAAACGACAATGGGTCGCTGATAGCGGGCAGCGAAATCACATCAAAGCGGTCCTGCAGGGGAACTGACAGGCTACCCACGTGGTTGGTCGTAGCGATGACCTGACCTCGAGCCCCCTTGTCGTCCAAAAACGCCTGAAGTTTGTCCAGCGTTGATGAGGAGATCTTATCAATCTCATCAATCAACGAGACTGGCTTTTTGACACCAAGAGAGAACTGCCAGTCCCAGTCCCTCAAAATCTCATCAATGCTTTGGGTGGTAAAAGTGGCTCCGTTAAGTGGACGGATAAAGCTATGGGTATCGCCAGTCAGCGCAGGGTTTTGAGCTAGGCTGCGACGAGCCTTGCTGATGACATTTGCCGCAGACGATTTCCCCGAACCACGAGGCCCCTCAAACAGCACATGACCTGTGCGGCTTCCGTCTGCGTATTCAGCAACGCGCTGGCGGGTTATCGGGTCCTCAATAATGAGGTCGGCAGCGCACTGGGGCGCATATTTTTCACTAATAGACATGGATCATTCCTTCTGGATTTGATGTTGGATCAGGCGGCTTTCGCCGCCTTCTCCTCCGTCAGGGCTTGATCAATGACCTTCGCTTTTGCGATCTTCGCGGGGCGAGCATGCCACGCCTCGATCTCAGTCGCCTCCGCCTTGCCAGCGAGTGCGAGAAGGTCGCTCACGACCAACGCGTTGCTGGCTCCATAGACGATGCTGCAAGTACCATCGTC
This window encodes:
- a CDS encoding DUF4440 domain-containing protein → MTTPADAIRARRRLTNKIIAAHDAARLKPFLDPQIKVIVGDGSLILGAPAVLDAFATQFRDPDFVTYVRTISDVRLDAEGGRASEAGSWTAEWRGAPQVHGDYLAAWRKVVGQWVIESELFITLS
- a CDS encoding alcohol dehydrogenase, whose amino-acid sequence is MKAIWYDAVGPAREVLQYGERPKPRAGQGQALIRVRASGVNPSDAGMRGNGPMAYPQITPNSDGAGLVEAVGPGVADSWVGKRVWFYNGQRNGRAYGSAAEYLELDTDLLTPLPDHVSFAEGATLGIPCMTAHRSLFLAGPVQGRTVLVTGGAGAVGHYAVQLARWAGAQVIATVSSPHKAERALAGGAHHVINYRQDNVAEAVMAFTGGEGVHHIVDVDFGGNLEASLACLRVNGSIAYYATKGGIMPKVPAGTLMRLNATVSGVYLPISPHEARRRAQADIAAWIAEAPRRLAVAARFPLEDCAGAHEKVEAGDKVGTVVVEIGQD